CAAGTTGAGGGGGCATGGAATGAAGATGGTACCTGTCACGAGTATTATTTTATTCCTTTCAAACAAATACTCGTATGCCGTCGGCGTTctgattatttgttttttttttttaaattttcatctgtttggCAGGAAAAGGAGAACACATGTGGGATCGAGTAGTTCATACAAAACCTGATATGGTCAAGAATCAACATAATGGAGATGTGGCCTGCGACTCTTATCACTTATACAAAGAAGACGTCAAATTAATAAAGGATGCTGGGGTAAGTGGATTccgaaatattttaattatcaTTAATACGTAcatctttattttatttgtgaaaaataaatcgaGGTATTCGTGTTGAAAGGTCAACCTTTCTTAGAGTAAAAAAGAGCATTATGTTTGACTTTTTATAGTTTGATGTTTATCGATTTTCCATAAGTTGGTCTCGCATACTACCGAACGGCGAAATTACCTCGATCAATCAAAAAGGCGTTGATTACTACCATAATCTGATAGATGAGTTACTGAAGAATAATATTCAGCCCATGGTAAGTTTAAGGTAAAATTACCTATGTAAtagaattttttcgtaaattattattattttttttggattgttTTACCGATTTTTAAGTACCACaggtacctattcgaaaattttaataaattgtaTGCTGTCGTCATTCAATTAGTATCTTTTCAGGTAACTATGTATCATTTTGACCtacctcaaaaatttcaagatatcgGAGGATGGGCCAATCCATTAATCGTTGATTACATGGAGGATTATGCcgatttactttttcaattgtATGGAGCTAAAGTACGAATATCTGCTAACTTTACACCTTTTATACTTAATCTATCGATATCTTCCATACATTATTTCTTCATGCAATTGATACTGAGATTTTTCGATGATATAGGTGAAATGGTGGATCACCTTAAATGAACCATATCGAATATCAGTGGGGTACGACGATGTCTTTGCAGTGCCTGCATTAAGACTGCCATCTTCCATAAAGTACATAGTGTTGCATAACTGTTTAAGAGCTCATGGTAGGATATCTCGATTATACAACGAAAAATATCGTTCCAAACAAAATGGTAAATAAAACTggaaatttaagtaggtatttagaaCCAAAATATCCGTATTGAGTTCTACAGCAGTACATTATGTTGCATAGGAAAACTGAGCCTTTCTCTAGATTGCGAATATTACGAAGGGAAAACTGAGTCTAAAGAAGACGTTGACGCAGCCAACAgatttactcaatttcaaataagtatttctAACGACATCGTCACAACCTTTCTGTTCTCctattttaattaggtaaaaaGTTATCGgtgttcaaattctgaaaaaatctcttCAAATCAGAttgtgtttcttattttttgaaaaattgtccaaaatttatgaaaacaaaacTGTTATAAATAACTCATCAGTCATCAAAATACACTCTCATGAACTAAAGATAAGTTACAGTGGGCAACAGCAAATAAGTctttgggttgaaaattttcttaatcgATAATTTAGACCCTAACTTAAAAAATTCGccctgttttttgttttaaggtTTAAACTATCGATCACCTgcattttcaacccaaaaacaaaaaaatagtcGCAAATTATTTCTCAGTGTTATTCATGTTACAAGTGAGTGGAGACTGTTCGGTGACAGAACACCTTAaacatataaaataaaaaaggattAAAACTCCTTCCTATAAGTAGGTCAGTTTGGTGATATTAGATATGTTACAAACTTAGCTGGATATGTTGACTCATCCAATCTACAGCAAAGAAGGTGGATACCCGAAAATTGTGCGCCAGGTGCTTGACGAAATTAGCAGGAAAGAGGGTCGAAAACGATCGAAATTACCTGAATTTACAAAAGAAGAAATAGAATCGTTaaaaggtacctaggtattcgttttttttctcttcacaACTTACGTGCCTGATTCTTTCTTAGAGCTTTGctaataagtacatacct
This region of Planococcus citri chromosome 5, ihPlaCitr1.1, whole genome shotgun sequence genomic DNA includes:
- the LOC135846774 gene encoding myrosinase 1-like; its protein translation is MSSTFPKEFLFATATSAYQVEGAWNEDGKGEHMWDRVVHTKPDMVKNQHNGDVACDSYHLYKEDVKLIKDAGFDVYRFSISWSRILPNGEITSINQKGVDYYHNLIDELLKNNIQPMVTMYHFDLPQKFQDIGGWANPLIVDYMEDYADLLFQLYGAKVKWWITLNEPYRISVGYDDVFAVPALRLPSSIKYIVLHNCLRAHGRISRLYNEKYRSKQNGKLSLSLDCEYYEGKTESKEDVDAANRFTQFQISISNDIVTTFLFSYFNTIDHLHFQPKNKKIVANYFSVLFMLQLDMLTHPIYSKEGGYPKIVRQVLDEISRKEGRKRSKLPEFTKEEIESLKGSNDFFAFNHYTTLSCTPKFSQNSNQQTKPESTFEDDINSTVSFDPDNKTVYWVKVVPHGIREVLKHIKNTCNNPPVFITENGYCDGGELNDKKRVFYYTEYLKEVLNAMNNYQCNVIGYTAWSFMDNFEWLCGYELKFGIVHVDFNDEKRKRTPKSSYNFFKQLIQSRTIPAN